One window from the genome of Bufo bufo chromosome 4, aBufBuf1.1, whole genome shotgun sequence encodes:
- the LOC120999541 gene encoding zinc finger protein OZF-like yields the protein MMEDHQPPIKEERTTPSPLLLQDERYPSPLLLRDGSEEHQSIPYDDQIDGNKVINLGKDLNNIKAEDTYVRVIIEDIPTDNHPDYCTRSSEKHVMFSDFRTDDCGFTEDTHEEHATISDVSSAFHSKDLLSDPLDGFQSSDTSQTVKQNKSHRRSVHHQRSQTGENALSCSECGKCFKTKSDLIRHQRTHTGEKPFSCSECGKCFIDKSHLRNHQRIHTGEKPFSCLECGKSYTQKSCLVIHERTHTRTNTFSCSECGKCFQQKSHLFNHQRIHTGEKPFSCLECGKSYTQKSCLVIHERTHTGVKPFSCLECGKCFIDKSTFVKHQRTHTGEKPFSCLECGKYFIYKSNLVIHQRTHTGEKPFSCSECGKCFQQKSHLLNHQRIHTGAKPFSCLECGKCFTDKSSLIIHERTHTGEKPFSCLECGKSFINKSNLVAHQRIHTGEKPFSCLQCGKSFAQKSDLVKHQKIHTGKKQFSLSINQPIFNGPLDRSAAI from the exons atgatggaggatcaccagccaccaa TTAAAGAAGAGAGAACAACTCCTAGTCCACTTCTTCTACAGGATGAGAGAtatcccagtcctcttcttctacgggatggttcagaagaacatcaaaGCATTCCATATGATGATCAGATAGATGGAAATAAG GTTATAAATCTGGGTAaagatctgaacaatattaaGGCTGAAGATACATATGTGAGGGTGATCATAGAGGACATTCCCACCGATAACCAcccag ATTACTGTACCAGGAGCTCAGAAAAACATGTGATGTTCTCAGATTTTAGAACAGATGATTGTGGTTTTACAGAAGATACACATGAAGAGCATGCCACTATCTCGGATGTATCCTCAGCCTTTCACAGCAAAGATCTATTATCTGATCCTTTGGATGGATTTCAATCTTCTGATACATCACAGACTGTTAAGCAAAATAAAAGCCACAGAAGAAGTGTTCATCATCAAAGAAGTCAAACAGGGGAGAATGctctttcatgctcagaatgtgggaaatgttttaaaactAAATCAGATCttattagacatcagagaactcacacaggggagaagccattttcatgttcagaatgtgggaaatgttttattgatAAATCACATCTTCGTAACCATCagcgaattcacacaggggagaagccattttcttgtttagaatgtgggaaatcttacACACAGAAATCatgtcttgttatacatgagagaactcacacaAGGACTAatacattttcatgttcagaatgtgggaaatgttttcaacAGAAATCACATCTTTTTAACCATCagcgaattcacacaggggagaagccattttcttgtttagaatgtgggaaatcttatACACAGAAATCatgtcttgttatacatgagagaactcacacaggggtgaagccattttcttgtttagaatgtgggaaatgttttattgatAAATCAActtttgttaaacatcagagaactcacacaggggagaagccattttcttgtttagaatgtgggaaatatttcaTATATAAATCAAATCTAGTcatacatcagagaactcacacaggggagaagccattttcatgttcagaatgtgggaaatgttttcagcAGAAATCACATCTTCTtaaccatcagagaattcacacaggggcgaagccattttcttgtttagaatgtggaaaatgttttactgaTAAATCAAGCCTTATTATacatgagagaactcacacaggagagaagccattttcttgtttagaatgtgggaaatctttcataaataaatcaaatctagttgcacatcagagaattcacacaggggagaagccattttcttgtttacAGTGTGGGAAATCTTTTGCGCAGAAATccgatcttgttaaacatcagaaaattcacactggAAAGAAGCAattcagcctatcaatcaatCAGCCCATTTTTAACGGCCCCTTAGATCGAAGTGCAGCCATCTAA